A genomic window from Salvelinus sp. IW2-2015 linkage group LG13, ASM291031v2, whole genome shotgun sequence includes:
- the synpo2b gene encoding synaptopodin-2, with protein sequence MTLTLTHGQPRGDGRRLGSGTGARGNGNVESLEEGGHSEAPPAYLSFGISAQGAEQAEQWDSASERDLPSPSRHRVRRARPRQSESQSDRQVKEAKSKCKRIALLLTDAPNPRNRGVLMFKKRRQRVKKYTLVSYGTGQHQFDDESGKDVESEYSKTVRFTLATNDYSELDEDYSVNVRDRDVNLNWENLGIANIFHHLEEMEQLPETKGKGVAMFVQRRQRMDEIALEHEEMRRKCLPVEGIVELEDTEMYKSYKTDETYVQSNQIQYSERHADQIYMDAHGNQHLQYKENQQEMQQYAHMMNSMPNLLASAIPKPLVPNRTAKPFLGSQNRVPVPFSPLSGVTSPVKHHELKFKVSVPIHTVPQVWSPTGDFIASRDERISIPAIKTGNLPDSKRRGANRAASDQPSNAYIQNRGERKSYIESGEEEDYFSLGAEACNFMQPRTVKHKNPPPVAPKPSINPVCPPWLKESPSNVLLHLARSPIPASFPSPVGXPPQQYFKQQDWLXXQQXANPREPPQTQXRPQPPMNTXAPANSTSPSQLHPTMNSWSPQPPRSPVSIQAPNPTHTAPRQPTVSKNKSPNPSVASCPPQRGSSYSHAAKAPPTSSMGHISEGHVSPAINGPTLRGRGAELFAKRQTRMEKFVVDAETVQANKAKSPSPTASLPGAWRYSSNIRAPPPLSYNPLHAPFYPPAAAKQPSSTSPKIKPKTNVKTKPQPSKHLDALDVMKHQPYQLDSSLFRYNVGTEAEGLSPSLKTAPIPTPESNPPLSPKPAPVVSPRPAFAISPYSYPAHDLPPANQQSKPIAPAKSTRSGLGRSYSLSLPRRMCSMSYMPSQSSMSPVTTPVFHPSLGRQTSWQEKAALKPPSPWEAASRSTLGLVDDAFRFQNVPQSIATNVNSAANRRSLPEPPDEWKRKVSLDAPSVSGGYYHAPPPAMHTRSMSMTSAPVYGPPFRQAQPLWSAVSAMGRGPGHPSQSLYATLPRTAMRR encoded by the exons ATGACCCTAACTCTGACCCATGGGCAACCCAGGGGGGACGGCAGGAGGCTGGGCTCTGGGACGGGGGCCAGGGGGAATGGGAATGTTGAGTCTCTGGAGGAAGGAGGGCACAGCGAAGCACCTCCTGCTTATCTATCCTTTGGAATTTCAGCGCAGGGTGCTGAGCAGGCAGAGCAGTGGGACTCTGCGTCTGAGAGAGATCTCCCCAGTCCCAGCAGACACAGGGTGAGGCGCGCAC GGCCCAGACAGAGCGAGAGCCAGTCAGACAGGCAGGTGAAGGAAGCCAAGTCTAAATGTAAACgcattgctttgctgttgacCGATGCACCAAATCCCAGAAACAGAGGGGTGTTGATGTTCAAGAAGCGTCGGCAAAGGGTTAAGAAGTATACACTTGTCAGCTACGGGACAGGTCAGCACCAGTTTGACGACGAAAGCGGCAAAGACGTAGAAAGTGAATACAGCAAAACGGTCAGGTTTACTTTGGCCACTAATGATTATTCAGAACTTGATGAAGACTACTCAGTGAATGTACGAGACCGAGACGTCAATTTAAACTGGGAGAACCTTGGAATAGCCAACATATTTCACCACCTGGAAGAGATGGAGCAACTGCCAGAGACAAAAGGCAAGGGCGTGGCAATGTTTGTGCAGCGCCGCCAGAGGATGGATGAGATTGCCTTAGAGCACGAGGAAATGAGGCGCAAATGCTTACCCGTCGAAGGTATTGTAGAGCTTGAAGACACAGAAATGTACAAGTCTTACAAGACAGATGAAACTTATGTGCAATCCAATCAAATTCAATACAGTGAAAGGCATGCTGATCAGATCTACATGGATGCTCATGGCAATCAACATCTGCAGTACAAAGAAAACCAACAGGAGATGCAACAATATGCTCACATGATGAACAGTATGCCCAACCTCCTAGCTAGTGCCATACCAAAGCCTCTTGTGCCCAACAGAACAGCTAAGCCCTTCTTGGGATCCCAAAACAGAGTGCCTGTCCCATTTTCTCCTCTGAGTGGTGTCACTAGCCCAGTGAAGCATCATGAACTCAAATTCAAGGTATCAGTCCCTATACACACAGTTCCACAGGTCTGGTCCCCAACTGGGGACTTCATAGCTTCGCGTGACGAACGCATATCTATACCAGCAATCAAGACTGGCAACCTACCAGACTCAAAAAGAAGAGGTGCTAATAGAGCGGCCTCTGATCAACCCTCCAACGCATATATTCAAAACAGAGGGGAAAGAAAATCATATATTGAGTCAGGCGAAGAGGAAGACTACTTTAGTCTTGGTGCTGAGGCATGCAACTTTATGCAACCCCGAACAGTCAAGCACAAGAATCCCCCACCTGTTGCCCCAAAGCCTAGCATCAACCCAGTCTGTCCACCATGGTTGAAGGAGAGTCCCTCGAATGTGCTACTTCACCTGGCAAGGAGTCCAATCCCGGCATCTTTCCCAAGTCCAGTGGGGKCTCCTCCTCAGCAATACTTCAAACAACAAGACTGGCTTTYGCRTCAGCAAAYGGCGAACCCCCGKGAACCACCCCAAACTCAGKCACGACCACAGCCACCYATGAACACCRGGGCACCAGCCAACTCAACATCACCCTCTCAACTTCATCCAACCATGAATAGCTGGAGTCCACAGCCACCGCGGTCCCCAGTGAGTATTCAGGCCCCGAACCCAACTCACACGGCACCTCGCCaacccacagtctcaaagaataAGTCCCCAAATCCTTCGGTGGCATCTTGCCCACCCCAACGAGGGAGCTCTTACAGCCACGCAGCCAAGGCACCACCTACCTCTTCAATGGGTCACATCTCTGAGGGCCATGTTAGTCCAGCCATAAATGGTCCAACTCTGAGGGGAAGAGGTGCCGAACTCTTTGCCAAGAGGCAGACCCGTATGGAGAAGTTTGTGGTGGATGCCGAAACAGTTCAGGCCAACAAAGCAAAGTCTCCTTCCCCCACCGCCTCCCTTCCAGGTGCTTGGAGATACTCATCCAACATCCGAGCCCCACCTCCTTTATCATACAATCCCCTTCATGCTCCTTTCTACCCCCCTGCAGCAGCTAAACAGCCCTCTTCAACAAGTCCAAAAATCAAGCCAAAGACCAATGTGAAAACAAAACCACAACCCTCCAAGCACCTGGATGCCCTAGATGTCATGAAACATCAGCCCTATCAGCTGGACTCATCACTCTTTAGATATAACGTAGGCACTGAGGCTGAAGGCCTTAGCCCTAGCCTCAAAACGGCCCCCATCCCAACCCCTGAGTCAAACCCACCCTTGAGCCCTAAACCTGCCCCTGTTGTCAGCCCTAGACCTGCCTTTGCCATTTCTCCTTACTCTTACCCTGCCCATGACCTTCCCCCAGCAAACCAACAAAGCAAGCCCATAGCTCCTGCTAAGTCTACTAGATCG GGACTTGGCAGAAGCTACTCTCTGTCCCTACCCAGACGGATGTGCTCCATGTCCTACATGCCCTCGCAGTCATCTATGTCCCCTGTGACCACCCCTGTGTTCCATCCATCTCTCGGGAGGCAGACCTCCTGGCAGGAAAAAGCTGCCCTCAAGCCCCCCAGCCCTTGGGAGGCTGCCTCCCGGAGCACTCTGGGCCTGGTGGACGACGCCTTCCGATTCCAGAACGTCCCTCAGTCCATCGCCACTAACGTCAACTCCGCCGCCAACCGACGATCTCTTCCGGAACCTCCGGACGAATGGAAGCGCAAGGTGTCATTGGACGCCCCCAGTGTCAGTGGTGGTTACTATCATGCTCCACCCCCAGCCATGCATACTAGGTCTATGAGCATGACCTCTGCCCCTGTCTATGGGCCTCCCTTCAGACAGGCCCAGCCTCTGTGGTCAgcggtgagtgctatgggtcgagGCCCGGGCCACCCGAGTCAGTCCCTCTACGCTACCTTGCCACGCACAGCTATGAGAAGGTAA